The Montipora capricornis isolate CH-2021 chromosome 1, ASM3666992v2, whole genome shotgun sequence genome contains a region encoding:
- the LOC138037540 gene encoding uncharacterized protein: protein MDPSILKSTAESEEDQMADRKVSAPVDPVGLSIPNHRHAGIRSSCFDLDANTIRALQEKADKAMERVLSGRDKENSDEISSEEDYEDDGSENEEGCSDGQVIEDDYNTASCSYDRPKANTICGATPVREMASNDHRKSSATLISFEDTSENYFKSVSVTFNEEETQKNNRLVCEPTNDNNIQLNETDLGDCRMEKNGRDPVKDIREVSLEQSQNCMFEPMELTFRLDNINDSHCIDNDGERLPEICINDQLIVTSPPSVASARNNNNIEKMDKNALEAAHSLQISPSLNIDNVNKAPSDGVQSISLKLNHLNGVQLTSDHLTHCVRRSSTGSAPC from the coding sequence ATGGATCCTTCAATTTTGAAATCAACTGCAGAGAGCGAGGAAGACCAAATGGCTGACAGAAAAGTATCGGCACCTGTCGATCCCGTGGGGTTAAGCATCCCGAACCATCGTCATGCTGGGATCCGCAGCTCATGCTTTGATCTCGACGCCAACACGATCAGAGCATTGCAAGAAAAGGCGGATAAGGCAATGGAGAGAGTGCTTTCAGGTAGAGATAAAGAAAACAGCGATGAAATTAGCTCTGAAGAAGATTATGAGGATGATGGCTCGGAAAACGAAGAAGGCTGTTCGGACGGACAGGTCATCGAGGATGATTACAATACAGCGAGTTGTTCCTACGACAGACCCAAAGCAAACACAATTTGTGGAGCAACACCAGTTCGCGAGATGGCTTCTAACGACCACAGGAAATCTTCTGCAACATTGATCAGTTTTGAGGACACTTCCGAAAACTACTTCAAATCAGTCTCGGTCACTTTTAACGAGGAAGAAACTCAGAAAAACAATAGACTGGTTTGTGAACCTACAAATGACAACAACATTCAGTTAAACGAAACAGATCTCGGAGATTGTCGCatggaaaaaaatggccgagATCCCGTCAAAGACATTCGCGAGGTCTCACTTGAGCAAAGTCAGAATTGCATGTTTGAGCCAATGGAATTAACGTTTCGGTTGGATAACATCAATGACAGTCACTGCATCGATAATGATGGAGAAAGGCTTCCTGAAATTTGCATAAACGATCAATTAATCGTCACCAGTCCTCCTTCGGTTGCGTCGGcacggaacaacaacaacattgagaaaatggacaaaaatgcaCTTGAAGCCGCACACTCGCTGCAGATTTCTCCAAGCTTAAACATTGACAATGTAAATAAGGCCCCAAGCGATGGCGTCCAGTCCATCTCACTTAAACTGAACCATTTGAATGGTGTTCAATTAACATCCGATCACTTGACACACTGTGTGCGTCGTTCGTCGACAGGTTCAGCTCCGTGTTGA